A part of Capsicum annuum cultivar UCD-10X-F1 chromosome 6, UCD10Xv1.1, whole genome shotgun sequence genomic DNA contains:
- the LOC107875376 gene encoding probably inactive leucine-rich repeat receptor-like protein kinase At5g48380: MTGPLAKMVLDNRALTTLAAILIYLILSCAVCCAVQSDIDCLRSIKDSLEDPNNTLSYTWKFDNLTEGFICKFAGIQCWHPDENKVLSISLPDMGLKGRFPLGLRNCTSMTSLDLSSNNLHGSIPSDISKYIGFVVTLDLSSNQLSGEIPVNLANCSFLNNLKLENNQFTGQIPPEIGLLGRLKTFNVANNRLTGPVPHFINATVPAESYANNPGLCGEPLDPCQGTSKKPPTAIIVGAAVGGVSLGAVFLAIGMFFYMRRISRKRKKDDDPEGNKWAKSIKGKKAIQLSMFEKSTSKMRFSDLMKATDSFNKNNIIGSGRTGTFYKAVLDDGTSLMVKRLQNTQHSEKEFMSEMATLGNVKHRNLVPLLGFCIAKKERLLVYKDMPNGTLHDRLHSVSEGEKTLEWPIRLKIGIGAAKGFAWLHHNCNPRIIHRNISSKCILLDVEFEPRISDFGLARLMNPIDTHLSTFVNGEFGDFGYVAPEYTRTLMATPKGDVYSFGVVLLELVTGEKPTSVTKAPETFKGNLVEWITQLSGESKLKDAIDHSLSGKGYDNEIFQVLKVACRCVLSPVPKERPTMFEVYQLLRAIGERYHFTTDDDILMLSESDGGFQMDELIVAQ, from the exons ATGACTGGGCCCCTTGCCAAGATGGTTTTGGACAACAGAGCTCTTACCACACTTGCTGCTATTTTGATCTACTTGATCTTGAGTTGCGCTGTTTGCTGTGCTGTTCAAAGCGACATTGACTGTCTGAGATCTATAAAAGATTCATTAGAAGATCCAAATAATACTTTGAGCTATACATGGAAGTTCGATAATCTGACGGAAGGTTTCATTTGCAAGTTTGCTGGGATTCAGTGCTGGCATCCTGATGAAAATAAGGTTCTGAGTATCAGTCTTCCTGACATGGGTCTCAAGGGCAGGTTTCCACTTGGTCTTCGGAATTGCACCTCTATGACATCATTAGATCTTTCGAGCAACAATCTCCATGGAAGCATTCCATCTGATATCTCCAAATATATAGGTTTCGTGGTAACCCTGGATCTCTCATCTAACCAACTATCAGGGGAAATCCCAGTTAATCTTGCAAACTGCTCTTTTTTGAATAACCTTAAACTTGAAAACAACCAGTTTACGGGTCAAATCCCTCCAGAAATTGGCCTGCTTGGTCGCCTCAAAACTTTTAATGTAGCAAACAATCGATTGACTGGACCAGTTCCACATTTCATAAATGCAACTGTTCCTGCAGAGAGCTATGCCAATAATCCCGGACTGTGTGGAGAACCGTTAGATCCTTGCCAGGGTACTTCTAAGAAACCCCCTACCGCAATCATTGTCGGTGCAGCTGTTGGTGGGGTAAGTTTAGGTGCTGTATTTTTGGCCATCGGTATGTTCTTCTATATGAGAAGGATATCCAGGAAGAGGAAGAAGGATGATGATCCTGAAGGGAATAAATGGGCGAAGAGTATTAAGGGTAAAAAGGCAATCCAG CTTTCAATGTTTGAGAAGTCTACTTCAAAAATGAGATTTAGTGATCTTATGAAGGCCACTGACAGCTTCAACAAAAACAATATTATCGGGTCAGGAAGAACCGGGACTTTTTACAAAGCAGTACTTGATGATGGCACTTCACTTATGGTTAAGAGGTTGCAGAATACTCAGCACTCAGAGAAAGAGTTTATGTCCGAGATGGCTACATTGGGAAATGTAAAGCATCGTAATCTGGTTCCTCTTTTAGGTTTCTGCATTGCCAAAAAAGAAAGGCTGTTGGTCTACAAAGACATGCCAAATGGAACCTTGCATGATAGGTTACATTCGGTGAGTGAAGGCGAAAAAACTCTAGAGTGGCCTATAAGATTAAAAATAGGCATTGGAGCAGCCAAAGGATTTGCATGGCTTCACCACAACTGCAATCCTCGTATCATTCACAGAAATATTAGTTCTAAATGCATCTTGCTGGATGTGGAATTTGAACCTAGGATATCAGATTTTGGGCTTGCCAGGCTAATGAATCCAATTGACACTCATTTGAGTACCTTTGTCAATGGAGAATTCGGGGACTTCGGTTATGTTGCTCCTGAGTACACACGAACTCTCATGGCTACTCCAAAAGGTGATGTGTACAGTTTCGGTGTTGTACTTCTCGAGTTAGTTACTGGTGAGAAACCGACCTCTGTCACCAAAGCTCCCGAGACCTTTAAGGGGAATTTGGTGGAATGGATCACACAACTCTCCGGTGAATCTAAGCTTAAAGATGCGATTGACCATTCATTGTCTGGTAAAGGTTATGACAATGAGATCTTCCAGGTCCTTAAAGTTGCTTGTCGATGTGTGTTGTCTCCTGTTCCTAAGGAGAGGCCGACAATGTTTGAAGTTTACCAGCTTCTGAGAGCCATCGGAGAGCGATATCATTTCACAACTGATGATGACATTTTGATGCTTTCAGAGAGTGATGGCGGATTCCAAATGGACGAGCTCATTGTTGCTCAATAA